In a genomic window of Saccharothrix sp. HUAS TT1:
- a CDS encoding DUF6319 family protein, giving the protein MQRGNENVQADTLVEQEETVDAEAPAAPVQQEVAPVAEQSDERSAEPAAKPAEPAAKPAEAQAKSAEPEAKPVKRPKSTAKKTRTVELTLTVTGTADGEWQADLVHGTKRVVQGLAISAAAVSRAAKELHEDIAGGIDEVVEAARAQHRTRMEELEAELAKVKAALAELND; this is encoded by the coding sequence ATGCAGAGAGGAAACGAGAACGTGCAGGCGGACACGCTCGTGGAGCAGGAAGAGACGGTGGACGCCGAGGCGCCCGCCGCACCCGTGCAGCAGGAGGTCGCCCCCGTGGCTGAGCAGTCGGACGAGCGGTCGGCGGAGCCGGCGGCCAAGCCCGCAGAGCCGGCGGCCAAGCCCGCGGAGGCGCAGGCCAAGTCCGCTGAGCCCGAGGCGAAGCCCGTCAAGCGGCCCAAGTCGACGGCCAAGAAGACCCGCACGGTCGAGCTGACGCTGACCGTCACCGGCACCGCCGACGGCGAGTGGCAGGCCGACCTGGTGCACGGCACCAAGCGGGTCGTCCAGGGCCTGGCCATCTCGGCCGCGGCCGTGTCGCGCGCGGCCAAGGAGCTGCACGAGGACATCGCGGGCGGGATCGACGAGGTCGTCGAAGCGGCCCGCGCCCAGCACCGCACGCGGATGGAGGAGCTGGAGGCGGAGCTCGCGAAGGTCAAGGCCGCGCTGGCCGAGCTGAACGACTGA
- a CDS encoding zinc-binding alcohol dehydrogenase family protein yields the protein MRAIQITEFGGPEVLDEVELPDPVAGAGELLVRVSRAGLNYADTHQSENSYLSKMELPLVPGGEVVGTAGDRRVVGLTNFGGYAEKAVVPEATAFDVPDGVDDLTALSLVVQGATAWLLLRRSAHLEPGETVVVHAAAGGVGSLAVQLAKKWGAGRVIATASTEAKRELALELGADVAVDSTAEDMTDVLREANGGRRVDVVLDMTGGSVTDQSIAALAPFGRLAFYGMASREQPTPVAPAKLLVRSTTVAGMWLPHAFKLPGRVVHRAMAELFDLVLAGELRAVPGGEYGLSEVRRAHEDLRARRTTGKLVLDPSR from the coding sequence GTGCGCGCCATCCAGATCACCGAGTTCGGCGGACCCGAAGTCCTCGACGAGGTCGAGCTGCCCGACCCCGTCGCGGGCGCGGGCGAACTGCTCGTCCGCGTCAGCCGCGCGGGCCTGAACTACGCCGACACCCACCAGTCGGAGAACTCCTACCTGTCCAAGATGGAGCTGCCGCTGGTGCCCGGCGGCGAGGTCGTCGGCACGGCGGGCGACCGGCGGGTGGTCGGGCTGACCAACTTCGGCGGCTACGCGGAGAAGGCCGTGGTGCCCGAGGCGACCGCGTTCGACGTGCCGGACGGCGTGGACGACCTGACGGCGCTGAGCCTGGTCGTGCAGGGCGCGACCGCCTGGCTGCTGCTGCGCAGGAGCGCGCACCTGGAGCCGGGGGAGACCGTCGTCGTCCACGCGGCCGCCGGTGGCGTCGGTTCGCTGGCCGTGCAGCTGGCCAAGAAGTGGGGCGCGGGCCGCGTCATCGCCACCGCGAGCACGGAGGCCAAGCGGGAGCTGGCGCTGGAGCTGGGCGCGGACGTCGCGGTCGACTCCACCGCCGAGGACATGACCGACGTGCTGCGCGAGGCCAACGGCGGCCGGCGCGTCGACGTCGTCCTGGACATGACCGGCGGCTCGGTGACCGACCAGAGCATCGCCGCCCTGGCCCCGTTCGGCCGGCTGGCGTTCTACGGCATGGCGAGCAGGGAGCAGCCGACCCCGGTCGCGCCGGCCAAGCTGCTGGTCCGCTCGACCACCGTCGCGGGCATGTGGCTGCCGCACGCGTTCAAGCTGCCGGGCCGGGTCGTGCACCGCGCCATGGCCGAGCTGTTCGACCTGGTCCTGGCGGGCGAGCTGCGCGCCGTGCCGGGCGGCGAGTACGGCCTGTCCGAGGTCCGCCGGGCGCACGAGGACCTGCGGGCCCGCCGCACCACCGGCAAGCTGGTCCTGGACCCGTCCCGCTGA
- a CDS encoding SDR family NAD(P)-dependent oxidoreductase, producing MEFSGKVALVTGAANGIGAGVARRLAAAGASVVVADVDDDRGRAVADEIGGVFTHCDVSDPRQDEAAVAVAVERFGGLDIAVLNAGVGTGFGLGDDFDPERYRKVMGINLDGVVYGVHAALPELKKRGGRVVATASMAGLMAMPLDPLYGANKAAVVGLVRGLGPVLAGDGVTVSAVCPSFADTAIITDFKSALESTGMPVMAVDDVVDAFMSVLRDGRPGECWFVQAGRPSAPFTFPNPPGPRTASGERVRLADPTATATDPTGVEPPTTEES from the coding sequence GTGGAGTTCTCGGGCAAGGTCGCACTGGTCACCGGTGCCGCGAACGGCATCGGGGCGGGGGTGGCGCGCCGACTGGCCGCCGCCGGGGCGTCCGTCGTCGTCGCGGACGTGGACGACGACCGCGGCCGGGCCGTGGCCGACGAGATCGGCGGCGTGTTCACGCACTGCGACGTCAGCGACCCCCGGCAGGACGAGGCCGCGGTGGCCGTGGCGGTGGAGCGGTTCGGCGGGCTCGACATCGCCGTGCTCAACGCGGGCGTCGGCACCGGCTTCGGCCTCGGCGACGACTTCGACCCCGAGCGCTACCGCAAGGTGATGGGGATCAACCTCGACGGCGTCGTCTACGGCGTGCACGCGGCGTTGCCCGAGCTGAAGAAGCGCGGCGGGCGCGTCGTCGCCACCGCCAGCATGGCCGGCCTGATGGCGATGCCCCTGGACCCCCTCTACGGCGCGAACAAGGCCGCCGTCGTCGGGCTCGTCCGCGGCCTGGGCCCGGTGCTCGCCGGTGACGGCGTCACGGTCAGCGCGGTGTGCCCGTCGTTCGCCGACACCGCGATCATCACCGACTTCAAGTCCGCTCTGGAGTCCACCGGGATGCCGGTGATGGCCGTGGACGACGTGGTCGACGCGTTCATGTCCGTGTTGCGCGACGGCCGACCCGGTGAATGCTGGTTCGTGCAGGCCGGTCGTCCCAGCGCGCCGTTCACCTTCCCCAACCCGCCCGGCCCGCGCACCGCGTCCGGCGAGCGCGTCCGGCTCGCCGACCCCACCGCCACCGCCACCGACCCCACCGGCGTCGAACCGCCGACCACCGAGGAGAGCTGA
- the fabG gene encoding 3-oxoacyl-ACP reductase FabG: MAETDARVAIVTGAARGIGAAVATRLAQDGMAVALLDLDEDSCADAVDGIRAAGGTAIAVGVDVSDSAAVDAAVQRVADELGAPTVLVNNAGILRDNLLFKMTDDDWDAVINVHLRGSFLMSRAVQKFQTAVGWGRIVNLSSTSALGNRGQANYSAAKAGLQGFTKTLAIELGKFGVTVNAIAPGFIATDMTAATAARVGVDFEDFKKGAAAMIPVGRVGTPDDIAHTASFLVSEGAGFVSGQVVYVAGGPKD; the protein is encoded by the coding sequence GTGGCCGAGACGGACGCACGGGTGGCCATCGTCACCGGTGCCGCACGCGGCATCGGCGCCGCCGTAGCCACGCGGCTCGCGCAGGACGGCATGGCCGTCGCGCTCCTCGACCTGGACGAGGACAGCTGCGCCGACGCCGTGGACGGGATCAGGGCGGCCGGTGGCACGGCCATCGCGGTCGGCGTGGACGTCAGCGACAGCGCGGCGGTCGACGCGGCCGTGCAGCGGGTCGCCGACGAGCTGGGCGCCCCGACCGTCCTGGTCAACAACGCCGGCATCCTGCGGGACAACCTGCTCTTCAAGATGACCGACGACGACTGGGACGCGGTGATCAACGTGCACCTGCGCGGCTCGTTCCTGATGAGCCGGGCGGTGCAGAAGTTCCAGACGGCGGTCGGCTGGGGCCGCATCGTGAACCTGTCCAGCACGTCGGCGCTGGGCAACCGGGGCCAGGCGAACTACTCGGCGGCCAAGGCGGGCCTGCAGGGCTTCACCAAGACGCTGGCGATCGAGCTGGGCAAGTTCGGCGTGACCGTCAACGCCATCGCGCCGGGGTTCATCGCGACCGACATGACCGCCGCCACGGCGGCCCGGGTCGGCGTGGACTTCGAGGACTTCAAGAAGGGCGCCGCCGCCATGATCCCGGTCGGGCGCGTCGGCACGCCCGATGACATCGCGCACACCGCTTCCTTCCTGGTCAGCGAGGGTGCCGGGTTCGTGTCCGGGCAGGTCGTCTACGTCGCCGGCGGACCGAAGGACTGA
- a CDS encoding MaoC family dehydratase, whose product MRVFANLEELAAARGEHLGHGEWHEITQAEINLFADATGDHQWIHVDLEKAAAGPFGAPVAHGYLTLSLIPLLVRDVYTVEGLAMGVNYGLNKVRFPSPVVVGSRVRAGAELVGMTDVAQGKQAVVRVTVDIDGNPKPACVAETVVLLVPAAP is encoded by the coding sequence ATGCGGGTATTCGCGAACCTCGAAGAGCTGGCCGCCGCCAGGGGCGAGCACCTGGGCCACGGCGAGTGGCACGAGATCACCCAGGCCGAGATCAACCTGTTCGCCGACGCCACCGGCGACCACCAGTGGATCCACGTCGACCTGGAGAAGGCGGCGGCCGGGCCGTTCGGCGCGCCGGTCGCGCACGGCTACCTCACGCTGTCCCTGATCCCGCTGCTGGTGCGGGACGTCTACACCGTGGAGGGGCTGGCGATGGGCGTGAACTACGGGCTGAACAAGGTCCGCTTCCCGAGCCCGGTCGTCGTGGGGTCGCGGGTGCGGGCCGGCGCCGAGCTGGTCGGGATGACCGACGTGGCGCAGGGCAAGCAGGCCGTGGTGCGGGTGACGGTCGACATCGACGGCAACCCGAAGCCCGCCTGCGTGGCCGAGACCGTCGTCCTGCTGGTCCCGGCGGCCCCCTGA
- a CDS encoding DinB family protein — translation MKSDLHRYLRVAREALLWKLDGLSPYDARRPLTPTGTNLLGLVKHLAGVEVGYFGDTFGRPFPEPLPWAAEDAESNADMWATADESREDVIGLYQRACAHSDATIDALDLGSTGTVPWWPADRNPVTLHLVLVHMIAETNRHAGHADIVRELVDGAAGLRRGNDNLGRVDWETYRANLERVAREA, via the coding sequence GTGAAGTCCGACCTGCACCGGTACCTCCGGGTGGCGCGCGAGGCGCTGCTGTGGAAGCTCGACGGGCTGTCGCCCTACGACGCGCGGCGGCCGTTGACGCCGACCGGCACGAACCTGCTGGGCCTGGTCAAGCACCTGGCGGGGGTCGAGGTCGGCTACTTCGGCGACACGTTCGGCCGGCCGTTCCCCGAACCGCTGCCGTGGGCGGCGGAGGACGCCGAGTCGAACGCGGACATGTGGGCGACGGCCGACGAGTCCCGCGAGGACGTCATCGGCCTGTACCAGCGGGCCTGCGCCCACTCCGACGCGACGATCGACGCGCTGGACCTGGGATCGACGGGCACCGTGCCGTGGTGGCCCGCCGACCGCAACCCGGTCACCCTGCACCTGGTCCTGGTGCACATGATCGCCGAGACCAACCGCCACGCCGGTCACGCCGACATCGTCCGCGAGCTGGTCGACGGCGCCGCCGGCCTGCGCCGGGGCAACGACAACCTCGGCCGGGTGGACTGGGAGACCTACCGCGCGAACCTGGAGCGCGTGGCCCGCGAAGCCTGA
- a CDS encoding TetR/AcrR family transcriptional regulator translates to MASVPERLIDAATRLFAAKGFDRVAVQEVVDLAGVTKGAMYHYFGSKDDLLHEIYGSLLRMQTERLDHFASGSAPVAERLHAAAVDVVVTSVDNFDQARVYFRSADHLAEDKRREMRVGRRRYHERFRSLVEEGQAEGVFRADVPADLTVHYFFGTVHHLGQWYSADGPLSAEQVGRHFADLLLASLRPREGSS, encoded by the coding sequence ATGGCATCGGTACCGGAGCGGCTGATCGACGCCGCCACGCGGTTGTTCGCCGCCAAGGGCTTCGACCGGGTCGCGGTGCAGGAGGTCGTGGACCTGGCCGGCGTCACCAAAGGCGCCATGTACCACTACTTCGGGTCCAAGGACGACCTGCTGCACGAGATCTACGGCAGCCTGCTGCGGATGCAGACCGAGCGGCTGGACCACTTCGCGTCCGGTTCCGCGCCGGTGGCCGAGCGGCTGCACGCGGCGGCGGTGGACGTCGTGGTGACGTCGGTGGACAACTTCGACCAGGCCCGGGTCTACTTCCGCTCGGCCGACCACCTCGCCGAGGACAAGCGGCGGGAGATGCGGGTCGGGCGGCGGCGCTACCACGAGCGGTTCCGGTCGCTGGTGGAGGAGGGGCAGGCCGAGGGCGTGTTCCGCGCGGACGTGCCCGCCGACCTGACCGTGCACTACTTCTTCGGCACGGTCCACCACCTCGGCCAGTGGTACAGCGCCGACGGCCCGCTGTCCGCCGAGCAGGTCGGCCGCCACTTCGCCGACCTGCTGCTCGCGTCCCTGCGCCCCCGGGAGGGCTCGTCGTGA
- a CDS encoding SDR family NAD(P)-dependent oxidoreductase encodes MGILDKFRLDGQVAIVTGASSGLGVAFAKGLAEAGADVVLAARRVDRLKDTARLVEDAGRRALVVRADVAQPDDCREVARAAAEFGPVRVLVNNAGVASAVPASREAPEQFLGVMDVNLNGAYWMAQAAAAVMTGGGSIVNVSSVLGLVSGGLPQAAYSASKAGLLGLTRDLAQQWTGRKGIRVNALAPGYFASEMTDQYPEGYLESHISRLPLGRVGDPEELAAAVVFLASAAGGYTTGATFVVDGGVTLGG; translated from the coding sequence GTGGGAATCCTGGACAAGTTCCGGTTGGACGGGCAGGTCGCGATCGTCACCGGCGCGTCCTCCGGGCTCGGCGTGGCGTTCGCCAAGGGCCTGGCCGAGGCGGGCGCGGACGTCGTGCTCGCCGCCAGGCGGGTGGACCGGCTGAAGGACACCGCGCGGCTGGTCGAGGACGCCGGTCGGCGCGCGCTGGTCGTGCGGGCCGACGTGGCGCAGCCGGACGACTGCCGCGAGGTGGCGCGGGCCGCCGCCGAGTTCGGCCCGGTGCGCGTGCTGGTGAACAACGCCGGTGTGGCGTCGGCGGTGCCCGCGTCCCGGGAGGCGCCCGAGCAGTTCCTCGGCGTCATGGACGTCAACCTCAACGGCGCGTACTGGATGGCGCAGGCGGCGGCGGCCGTGATGACCGGCGGCGGGTCGATCGTCAACGTCTCCAGCGTCCTCGGCCTGGTGTCCGGCGGCCTGCCGCAGGCGGCGTACTCGGCGTCGAAGGCGGGCCTGCTCGGCCTGACCCGCGACCTGGCGCAGCAGTGGACCGGCCGCAAGGGCATCCGGGTCAACGCGCTCGCGCCCGGCTACTTCGCCTCCGAGATGACCGACCAGTACCCCGAGGGCTACCTGGAGTCGCACATCTCCCGGCTGCCGCTCGGCCGGGTCGGCGACCCCGAGGAACTGGCCGCCGCGGTCGTGTTCCTCGCCTCCGCGGCGGGCGGCTACACCACCGGCGCGACGTTCGTGGTGGACGGCGGCGTGACGCTCGGCGGCTGA
- a CDS encoding acetyl-CoA C-acetyltransferase, with protein sequence MPEAVVVATSRSPIGRARKGSLVDLRPDDLAAQVVAAALAKVPELDPGELTDLHLGCAEPQDEHGQNAARRIAVQLGLDGLPGTTVNRFCASSAQTARMAFHAIKAGEGHAFISAGVECVSRYRHGDPHLNPLFDEARARTQRTAETNEPWHDPRADGELPDYYISMGQTAENVATLLGIGRRDQDEFGVRSHNLAEKAIADGFYDREITPVTLPDGTVVSTDDGPRRGVTYDAVSALKPSFRPDGTVTPGNCCPLNDGAAAVIVMSDVRAKELGVTPLARIVSTGVSGLSPEIMGLGPVEATEQALVHANLRIEDIDLVEINEAFAVQVLGSQRALGIDMDKLNVHGGAIALGHPFGSTGARIMTTLINGMRARDAQFGLETMCVGGGQGMAIILERLS encoded by the coding sequence ATGCCCGAGGCTGTCGTCGTCGCCACCTCCCGCTCCCCGATCGGCCGGGCCCGCAAGGGGTCGCTGGTAGACCTGCGCCCGGACGACCTGGCCGCGCAGGTCGTCGCCGCCGCGCTGGCGAAGGTGCCGGAGCTGGACCCCGGCGAGCTCACCGACCTGCACCTGGGCTGCGCCGAGCCGCAGGACGAGCACGGCCAGAACGCGGCCCGCCGCATCGCCGTCCAGCTCGGCCTGGACGGCCTGCCCGGCACCACGGTCAACCGGTTCTGCGCCTCGTCGGCGCAGACCGCGCGGATGGCGTTCCACGCGATCAAGGCGGGCGAGGGCCACGCGTTCATCAGCGCGGGCGTGGAGTGCGTCTCCCGCTACCGGCACGGCGACCCGCACCTCAACCCGCTGTTCGACGAGGCGCGCGCCCGCACCCAGCGCACCGCCGAGACCAACGAGCCGTGGCACGACCCGCGCGCGGACGGCGAGCTGCCCGACTACTACATCTCGATGGGACAGACCGCCGAGAACGTCGCCACCCTGCTCGGCATCGGCAGGCGCGACCAGGACGAGTTCGGCGTCCGCTCGCACAACCTGGCCGAGAAGGCCATCGCGGACGGCTTCTACGACCGCGAGATCACCCCGGTCACCCTCCCGGACGGCACGGTGGTCTCCACCGACGACGGCCCGCGCCGCGGCGTCACCTACGACGCGGTGTCCGCGCTCAAGCCGTCGTTCCGCCCCGACGGGACGGTCACGCCCGGCAACTGCTGCCCCCTCAACGACGGCGCGGCGGCCGTGATCGTGATGAGCGACGTGCGCGCCAAGGAACTCGGCGTGACCCCGTTGGCGCGCATCGTGTCCACCGGTGTGTCCGGCCTGTCGCCGGAGATCATGGGCCTCGGCCCGGTCGAGGCCACCGAGCAGGCGCTCGTGCACGCGAACCTGCGCATCGAGGACATCGACCTGGTCGAGATCAACGAGGCGTTCGCGGTGCAGGTGCTGGGCAGCCAGCGCGCGCTCGGCATCGACATGGACAAGCTGAACGTGCACGGCGGCGCCATCGCGCTCGGCCACCCGTTCGGCTCGACCGGCGCGCGCATCATGACCACCCTGATCAACGGCATGCGCGCCCGCGACGCCCAGTTCGGGCTGGAGACGATGTGCGTCGGCGGCGGTCAGGGCATGGCGATCATCCTGGAGAGGTTGAGCTGA
- a CDS encoding acyl-CoA dehydrogenase family protein — protein sequence MRRTLFEPDHEAFRETALAFCDRTLRPNYERFVEQRHIDRDVWLEAGKQGLLGLEVPEEYGGSGAGDYRFNAVLGEELSKVSAGMASCLGIHGDVVAPYLVDLCTEEQKQRWLPRFCSGEMTTGIGMTEPSGGSDLAALKSTAVRDGSDWVLNGSKTFITNGFSADMVVVAARTSPEKRARGITLFAVETGMEGFERGRKLDKVGQPESDTAELFFDDVRVPAENVIGEVDQGFIHMMERLPQERLGGAISNLAHARQILVETIGYTKERKAFGQSIGSFQHNKFTLAELVTKVDVTQAFLDQCTDAHTRRELTAVDAAKAKYWSADVQNDVIDACVQLHGGYGYMTEYRVARAWMDARVTRIWAGSNEIMKELIGRDLGLQ from the coding sequence GTGCGCCGCACGCTGTTCGAACCCGACCACGAAGCGTTCCGCGAGACCGCGTTGGCGTTCTGCGACCGCACCCTCAGGCCGAACTACGAGCGGTTCGTCGAGCAGCGCCACATCGACCGCGACGTGTGGCTCGAAGCGGGCAAGCAGGGCCTGCTCGGCCTGGAGGTCCCGGAGGAGTACGGCGGCAGCGGCGCGGGGGACTACCGGTTCAACGCCGTGCTCGGCGAGGAGCTGTCGAAGGTCAGCGCGGGCATGGCCTCGTGCCTCGGCATCCACGGCGACGTCGTCGCGCCCTACCTGGTCGACCTGTGCACCGAGGAGCAGAAGCAGCGCTGGCTGCCCCGGTTCTGCTCGGGCGAGATGACCACCGGCATCGGCATGACCGAGCCCTCCGGCGGCTCCGACCTCGCCGCGCTCAAGAGCACCGCCGTGCGCGACGGCAGCGACTGGGTCCTCAACGGCTCGAAGACGTTCATCACCAACGGCTTCTCCGCCGACATGGTCGTGGTCGCCGCCCGCACCAGCCCGGAGAAGAGGGCCAGGGGCATCACGCTGTTCGCGGTCGAGACCGGCATGGAGGGCTTCGAGCGCGGCCGCAAGCTGGACAAGGTCGGCCAGCCCGAGTCCGACACCGCCGAGCTGTTCTTCGACGACGTGCGCGTGCCCGCCGAGAACGTCATCGGCGAGGTCGACCAGGGCTTCATCCACATGATGGAGCGCCTGCCGCAGGAACGCCTCGGCGGCGCGATCTCCAACCTGGCGCACGCCAGGCAGATCCTGGTGGAGACGATCGGGTACACCAAGGAGCGCAAGGCGTTCGGCCAGTCCATCGGCTCGTTCCAGCACAACAAGTTCACCCTCGCCGAGCTCGTCACCAAGGTCGACGTGACGCAGGCGTTCCTGGACCAGTGCACCGACGCGCACACCCGGCGCGAGCTGACCGCCGTCGACGCGGCGAAGGCCAAGTACTGGAGCGCGGACGTGCAGAACGACGTCATCGACGCGTGCGTGCAGCTGCACGGCGGGTACGGCTACATGACCGAGTACCGGGTGGCCCGCGCCTGGATGGACGCCCGCGTGACCCGGATCTGGGCCGGCTCCAACGAGATCATGAAGGAACTCATCGGCCGCGATCTCGGCCTCCAGTGA
- a CDS encoding TetR/AcrR family transcriptional regulator, which produces MLIAAAAAFSVRGYHATTTRDIAAQAGMSPAAVYIHYRSKEELLFQISRIGHATSLSLLTGVPEVDPAARLAAAVRAFASWHAEYHTTARVVQYELSALTPEHLVEVVELRRRIEASVREMVEAGVAAGAFDVPEVRGATLAVLSLCIDVARWYQPGGRRTPAEIGDLYADLVLRMVGATD; this is translated from the coding sequence ATGCTGATCGCCGCCGCCGCCGCGTTCTCGGTGCGCGGGTACCACGCGACGACGACCCGGGACATCGCGGCGCAGGCGGGCATGTCGCCGGCCGCGGTCTACATCCACTACCGGTCCAAAGAGGAGCTGCTGTTCCAGATCTCGCGGATCGGGCACGCGACGTCGTTGTCGTTGCTGACCGGCGTGCCCGAGGTCGACCCGGCGGCCCGGCTGGCGGCGGCCGTGCGGGCGTTCGCGTCGTGGCACGCCGAGTACCACACGACGGCGCGGGTGGTGCAGTACGAGCTGAGCGCGTTGACGCCGGAGCACCTGGTCGAGGTGGTCGAGCTGCGGCGGCGGATCGAGGCGTCGGTGCGCGAGATGGTCGAGGCGGGCGTGGCGGCGGGGGCGTTCGACGTGCCGGAGGTGCGCGGGGCGACCCTGGCGGTGCTGTCGCTGTGCATCGACGTGGCCCGCTGGTACCAGCCCGGCGGTCGCCGCACGCCGGCGGAGATCGGCGACCTCTACGCGGACCTGGTGCTGCGCATGGTCGGCGCGACGGACTGA
- a CDS encoding GlsB/YeaQ/YmgE family stress response membrane protein has translation MGIGGVISALIVGLIIGLLGKLVAPGKQAIPIWLTIIVGVVAAFLGTFIARALGVEDTPRIDWIEIIIQVVIAAIGVSLVAGFYGKKSVR, from the coding sequence GTGGGCATCGGCGGTGTGATCAGCGCTCTGATCGTGGGTCTCATCATCGGACTGCTCGGCAAGCTCGTCGCACCCGGCAAGCAGGCCATCCCCATCTGGCTGACGATCATCGTCGGCGTCGTGGCGGCGTTCCTGGGCACGTTCATCGCCCGCGCCCTGGGCGTGGAGGACACGCCGAGGATCGACTGGATCGAGATCATTATCCAGGTCGTGATCGCGGCCATCGGCGTGAGCCTGGTGGCCGGGTTCTACGGCAAGAAGTCCGTCCGGTAG
- a CDS encoding sporulation protein gives MVFKRMLRAFGVGGPSVDTVLANPNTRPGELLTGEVRIAGGDHPAEIDQVKLSLVTRVEVESGDNEHNRNVEFARVVVGQRITVAPGQNLVLPFQFPVPLETPLTVVHGQHLHGMTMGLRTELEVRGAVDPGDLDPVAVHPLHSQEHVLNAFGALGFRFQRADNESGRIHGVPQQLPFYQEIEFLPPGQFLARISQLELTFVTDRNHLYVVLEADRRGGLFRQGGDSFGHFAMSHDEVIRTDWAALLHQWTDQVAGRRSGGGHGLRGAF, from the coding sequence GTGGTTTTCAAGAGGATGTTGCGCGCGTTCGGAGTCGGCGGTCCCTCGGTGGACACGGTGCTGGCCAACCCCAACACCCGGCCGGGCGAGCTGCTGACCGGTGAGGTGCGCATCGCGGGCGGCGACCACCCCGCCGAGATCGACCAGGTCAAGCTCTCGCTCGTGACCAGGGTCGAGGTGGAGAGCGGCGACAACGAGCACAACCGCAACGTCGAGTTCGCCCGCGTCGTGGTCGGGCAGCGGATCACCGTCGCGCCGGGCCAGAACCTGGTGCTGCCGTTCCAGTTCCCGGTGCCGCTGGAGACGCCGCTGACCGTCGTGCACGGGCAGCACCTGCACGGCATGACGATGGGCCTGCGCACCGAGCTGGAGGTGCGCGGCGCGGTCGACCCCGGCGACCTCGACCCGGTGGCCGTGCACCCGCTCCACTCCCAGGAGCACGTGCTGAACGCGTTCGGCGCCCTCGGGTTCCGGTTCCAGCGCGCCGACAACGAGTCCGGGCGCATCCACGGCGTGCCGCAGCAGCTGCCGTTCTACCAGGAGATCGAGTTCCTGCCGCCGGGCCAGTTCCTGGCCAGGATCAGCCAGCTGGAGCTGACCTTCGTGACCGACCGGAACCACCTGTACGTGGTGCTGGAGGCGGACCGCCGCGGCGGGCTGTTCCGCCAGGGCGGCGACTCGTTCGGGCACTTCGCCATGTCCCACGATGAGGTGATCCGCACGGACTGGGCGGCGCTGCTGCACCAGTGGACGGACCAGGTGGCGGGCAGGCGGTCCGGTGGTGGTCACGGCCTCCGCGGCGCCTTCTGA